In one window of Fusobacterium perfoetens DNA:
- the hemB gene encoding porphobilinogen synthase, with protein MFTRTRRLRQNGILREMVRNITINLDQFIYPIFVEEGTNIKEEIPSMPNQYRYSIDMLSEELKELKDLGIKSLLLFGIPKIKDEVGSEAYNDNGIVQEAVRYIKKNFPEFLIVTDVCMCEYTSHGHCGILNGNDVNNDVTLNYLAKIAVSHVKAGADIVAPSDMMDGRIQAIREALDKNGYINTPIMAYSVKYASSYYGPFRDAADSAPSFGDRKTYQMDFRNSKDYKREVIADTEEGADFIMVKPALPYLDVIKVVSEETNLPVVAYNVSGEYSMVKAASLNGWVDEKKIVMENMYAIRRAGADIIISYHTKDIAKWVQNGEIKL; from the coding sequence ATGTTTACAAGAACAAGAAGATTAAGACAGAATGGAATATTAAGAGAGATGGTAAGAAATATTACTATCAATCTAGACCAATTTATATACCCAATTTTTGTAGAAGAAGGGACAAATATTAAAGAAGAAATACCTTCTATGCCAAATCAATATAGATATTCTATAGATATGCTTTCAGAAGAATTAAAAGAATTAAAAGACCTAGGAATAAAATCTCTTTTATTGTTTGGTATTCCTAAAATAAAAGATGAAGTTGGAAGTGAAGCATACAACGATAATGGAATAGTTCAAGAAGCTGTAAGATATATTAAGAAAAACTTTCCAGAATTTTTGATAGTAACAGATGTTTGTATGTGTGAATATACTTCTCATGGACATTGTGGAATTTTGAATGGAAATGATGTAAATAATGATGTAACTCTAAATTATCTAGCTAAAATAGCTGTATCTCATGTTAAAGCTGGAGCAGATATTGTAGCTCCTTCTGATATGATGGACGGAAGAATACAAGCTATAAGAGAAGCATTAGATAAGAATGGATATATTAATACTCCTATAATGGCTTACAGTGTAAAATATGCGTCAAGTTATTATGGACCATTTAGAGATGCAGCTGATTCAGCTCCAAGTTTTGGAGATAGAAAAACATATCAAATGGATTTTAGAAATTCTAAAGATTATAAAAGAGAGGTCATAGCTGATACAGAGGAGGGAGCTGACTTTATAATGGTAAAACCAGCACTACCTTATCTTGATGTTATAAAAGTGGTATCAGAGGAAACAAATCTACCTGTGGTAGCTTATAATGTAAGCGGAGAATATTCTATGGTAAAAGCTGCTAGTTTAAATGGTTGGGTAGATGAGAAAAAAATTGTTATGGAAAATATGTATGCTATAAGAAGAGCTGGGGCAGATATAATTATTAGCTATCATACAAAAGATATAGCAAAATGGGTACAAAATGGAGAGATAAAATTATAA
- the hemA gene encoding glutamyl-tRNA reductase, which translates to MMDINSFAVIGISHLEYDTEKRERFISKKPETFINDLKEMGIIKGYVSLITCLRIEFYLDFGDNSIDTFIESEKFNKFFQGENIFIKKGYEAVEYLFKVGCGFYSVIKGEDQILAQIKKGYQDSLEKNISSKFLNVIFNKGIELGKKFRTESQISHNALSLEAISLKFIKDEIESIKDKKVLILGIGDLAQSILHLLVKEDVKNITITNRTYHKALEIKNIYEDVSVIGFDKKNQAVANSDIIISVTSAPHLVLKRDELENYLDKDKRYVFLDLAVPRDIDERLQELDKVCLFNLDDVWSVYNKNVKNREDILNRFEYMIYEQIENLNKWFRWKNKMES; encoded by the coding sequence ATAATGGATATAAATAGTTTCGCTGTGATTGGAATATCTCATTTAGAGTATGATACAGAAAAAAGAGAAAGATTTATATCTAAAAAACCAGAAACTTTTATAAATGATTTGAAAGAGATGGGAATAATCAAAGGATATGTCAGTCTAATAACTTGTTTAAGAATAGAATTTTATTTAGATTTTGGAGATAATTCAATAGATACTTTTATTGAATCAGAAAAATTTAATAAATTCTTTCAAGGGGAAAATATTTTTATAAAAAAAGGGTACGAAGCAGTTGAGTATCTTTTTAAAGTAGGTTGTGGATTTTACTCGGTAATAAAAGGAGAAGATCAAATACTTGCTCAGATAAAAAAAGGTTATCAAGATTCATTGGAGAAAAATATCAGTTCAAAATTTTTAAATGTTATATTTAATAAAGGGATTGAACTTGGAAAAAAGTTTAGAACAGAAAGTCAAATATCACATAATGCCCTATCCCTAGAAGCAATCTCACTTAAATTTATAAAAGATGAGATTGAAAGTATTAAAGATAAAAAAGTTTTAATCTTGGGAATAGGAGATTTAGCACAGAGTATACTGCATCTTTTAGTAAAAGAAGATGTAAAAAATATAACTATTACTAATAGAACTTATCATAAAGCTTTGGAAATAAAAAATATCTATGAAGATGTCAGTGTAATAGGATTTGATAAGAAAAATCAAGCAGTGGCTAATTCAGATATTATAATAAGCGTTACTTCAGCACCACATCTAGTTTTAAAAAGAGATGAATTGGAAAATTATTTAGACAAAGATAAAAGATATGTATTTTTAGATCTTGCAGTTCCAAGAGATATAGATGAAAGGTTGCAAGAGTTAGATAAGGTTTGTTTATTTAATTTAGATGATGTTTGGTCAGTTTATAATAAGAATGTTAAGAATAGAGAAGATATTTTAAATCGTTTTGAATATATGATATATGAGCAGATAGAAAATTTGAATAAATGGTTTAGATGGAAAAATAAAATGGAGAGCTAA
- a CDS encoding PG0541 family transporter-associated protein, translated as MREEFLHYRMLMVYINEAQKARLEEFFDEIGFYLYGIHRKVETVWSDKLKHKNCNTWPGTDCIFLLTIPEQYVDEMLSYLKTFRMSLPSGIAMSVGILPMERVIPRLYVEDLPVKEDLLEKLKKKHKN; from the coding sequence ATGAGAGAAGAGTTTTTACACTACAGAATGCTTATGGTTTATATTAATGAGGCTCAAAAAGCAAGACTTGAAGAGTTCTTTGATGAGATTGGTTTCTACCTTTATGGAATTCATAGAAAAGTTGAAACTGTTTGGAGTGATAAATTAAAACATAAAAACTGTAATACTTGGCCCGGTACAGATTGTATCTTCCTTTTAACTATCCCTGAACAATATGTTGATGAGATGCTTTCTTACTTAAAGACATTTAGAATGTCTTTACCTTCTGGTATTGCAATGTCAGTTGGTATTCTTCCTATGGAAAGAGTTATTCCTAGACTATATGTTGAAGATTTACCAGTAAAAGAGGATCTACTTGAAAAATTAAAGAAAAAACATAAAAATTAA
- a CDS encoding efflux RND transporter permease subunit yields the protein MTLAGLSIRRPVATTMLMISMIFIGLIAMLTMKSELLPNMDIPVVTVTTSWNGAVPEDVETQVTKKIEEVLPNIEGIDKITSTSAFGQSTVVVEFDFGIDADDKVTDIQREISRITNDLPDDADTPVARKVEAGAGNLTMVAMFTGKSRSEMGSFVDEYLKPRLESLKGIGQVKVFGNPQKQIQLQINPDKLSAYNLSPMELYNIISYSSKNLPLGTINTGSKQIVGRFMGETNYIDEIKNLVIHSNGNSLRVSDVAEVVLTTEDFTDLGFLNQKEGIVVAVEKSADGSTIDLNKGVNKAFEDLKPIMPPGTDFTVLLDTSEDITKSISSISSSALQALVLATIVLLVFLKNIRATLLISLALPVSIMFTFAFLSFSGTSINLISLMGLSLGVGMLTDNSVVVIDNIYRHMTELHSPVIEASDNGTTEVTMSIIASSLTTMVVFIPILFIPGIAREIFRDMSLSIIFSNLAALIVSLTLMPMIASKFLSNKVNITSEGKFFAGVKAKYLSIITWAVTNRLKVVLITIVTFFVTVGTCMNFLKVEFMPKQDQGRYSIVAELGNGLDIAKSQDIANQIEDIVKEDPDTKYYFDFITNNTISINVDVGKKDTRDTSVFEIIDRIRPLVEKIPDTRISLSENFAMSAPQRDVEINIMGPNYDELKEIGKQVADKIKNFEGAVDITSSLDPGNPEARIILNREKIQAYGINPITVGQTISYFILGGDRGNTTTVKTGTEEIDILVRLPKELRSSISDLSNLNIKIGDNEFVKVSDVADIKVVEGSSEINKQDRIYTVSVSVNDGGPGLVAIQNELVKAFNETNPPSTVSYKFGGDSENLQDASGQLGAALGISLFLIYALLASQFENFVLPVIILGSFPLAFIGILIGLVTFRQPIDIMVMVGIIMLAGIVVNNAIVLIDFINITRERGVERAEAVIESCRTRLRPILMTTMTTVFGMLPLALGIGEGSEIYRGMAVTVMFGLSFSTLLTLVVIPVLYTLVEDMNNKVLGFIKKLIAPLREKMDKKAEMYEEKRKSKK from the coding sequence ATGACATTAGCAGGTTTGTCAATTCGTAGACCCGTTGCAACTACAATGCTTATGATTTCTATGATTTTCATAGGACTTATTGCTATGTTAACAATGAAATCTGAGCTTTTACCCAATATGGATATTCCAGTTGTAACAGTTACAACTTCTTGGAATGGAGCTGTTCCAGAAGACGTTGAAACACAAGTAACAAAAAAAATTGAAGAAGTTTTACCTAACATTGAAGGTATTGATAAGATAACATCAACATCAGCTTTCGGTCAATCTACTGTTGTTGTAGAATTTGATTTCGGTATTGATGCTGACGATAAAGTAACAGATATCCAAAGAGAGATATCAAGAATCACAAACGATTTACCAGATGACGCCGATACACCAGTTGCCAGAAAAGTAGAAGCTGGAGCAGGTAACTTAACAATGGTTGCTATGTTTACTGGTAAAAGTAGAAGTGAAATGGGAAGTTTCGTTGATGAATATTTAAAACCAAGACTAGAATCTTTAAAAGGTATTGGACAAGTTAAGGTTTTCGGCAACCCACAAAAACAAATCCAATTACAAATTAATCCTGATAAATTATCAGCTTATAATTTATCACCTATGGAACTTTATAATATAATCTCTTATTCTAGTAAAAACTTACCTCTAGGTACTATCAACACAGGTAGCAAACAAATCGTTGGTAGATTTATGGGTGAAACAAACTACATAGATGAGATTAAAAACTTAGTAATCCATAGTAATGGTAACTCATTAAGAGTATCTGACGTAGCTGAAGTAGTTCTTACTACAGAAGACTTTACTGACTTAGGATTCTTAAACCAAAAAGAAGGTATCGTTGTTGCAGTAGAAAAATCTGCTGACGGAAGTACAATAGATCTTAATAAAGGTGTTAATAAAGCCTTTGAAGACTTAAAACCTATAATGCCTCCAGGAACTGATTTTACAGTACTACTTGATACATCTGAAGACATTACAAAATCTATTTCAAGTATCAGTTCAAGTGCTTTACAAGCCCTTGTTCTTGCAACAATAGTTTTATTAGTATTCTTAAAAAATATAAGAGCTACATTACTTATATCTCTAGCTCTTCCAGTATCAATTATGTTTACATTTGCATTCCTTTCATTTAGTGGAACAAGTATCAACCTTATCTCTTTAATGGGATTATCACTTGGGGTTGGAATGCTTACAGACAACTCAGTTGTTGTTATAGATAATATTTATCGTCATATGACAGAGTTACACTCTCCAGTTATTGAAGCATCTGATAACGGTACTACTGAGGTTACAATGTCTATCATTGCATCATCTCTTACTACAATGGTTGTATTTATACCTATATTATTTATACCTGGTATTGCAAGAGAGATATTCCGTGACATGTCACTTTCAATTATATTCTCAAACTTAGCAGCTTTAATAGTTTCATTAACTTTAATGCCTATGATAGCTAGTAAGTTCTTAAGTAATAAAGTAAATATCACAAGTGAAGGTAAATTCTTTGCTGGTGTTAAAGCTAAATATCTATCTATCATCACTTGGGCTGTTACTAACAGATTAAAAGTAGTTCTTATCACTATAGTTACTTTCTTTGTTACTGTTGGTACTTGTATGAACTTCTTAAAAGTAGAATTCATGCCTAAACAAGACCAAGGAAGATATTCTATAGTTGCCGAATTAGGAAATGGACTTGATATAGCAAAATCTCAAGATATAGCTAATCAAATAGAAGATATTGTTAAAGAAGATCCTGATACAAAATACTACTTTGACTTTATCACTAACAATACTATATCTATAAACGTTGACGTTGGTAAAAAAGATACAAGAGATACATCTGTATTTGAAATCATTGATAGAATAAGACCTCTTGTAGAAAAAATTCCTGATACAAGAATCAGTTTATCAGAAAACTTTGCTATGAGTGCTCCTCAAAGAGACGTTGAAATTAACATAATGGGACCTAACTATGATGAGTTAAAAGAAATTGGTAAACAAGTTGCTGACAAGATTAAAAACTTTGAAGGTGCTGTTGATATTACTTCATCTTTAGACCCAGGTAACCCAGAAGCTAGAATTATTCTTAACAGAGAAAAAATACAAGCATATGGTATCAACCCTATCACTGTTGGACAAACAATTAGTTACTTCATATTAGGAGGAGATAGAGGAAATACTACTACTGTTAAAACTGGTACAGAAGAAATTGATATTTTAGTAAGACTTCCTAAAGAATTAAGAAGTAGTATATCAGATTTATCTAACTTAAATATAAAAATTGGTGATAATGAATTCGTAAAAGTTTCTGACGTAGCTGATATCAAAGTGGTTGAAGGTTCATCAGAAATTAATAAACAAGATAGAATTTATACAGTTTCTGTTTCTGTTAACGATGGTGGTCCTGGATTAGTTGCTATTCAAAATGAACTTGTAAAAGCATTTAATGAAACTAACCCACCTAGTACAGTTTCTTATAAATTCGGTGGAGATTCTGAAAACTTACAAGACGCATCTGGACAATTGGGAGCAGCTCTTGGAATATCATTATTCTTAATATATGCACTACTTGCATCTCAATTTGAAAACTTTGTGTTACCTGTAATTATCTTAGGTTCATTCCCATTAGCTTTCATTGGTATCTTAATAGGACTTGTTACATTTAGACAACCTATTGATATAATGGTTATGGTTGGTATAATAATGCTAGCTGGTATCGTTGTTAACAACGCCATCGTTCTTATTGACTTTATCAATATAACAAGAGAAAGAGGTGTTGAGAGAGCTGAAGCTGTTATTGAATCTTGTAGAACAAGACTTAGACCAATTCTAATGACTACAATGACTACTGTATTTGGTATGTTACCACTTGCTTTAGGAATTGGAGAAGGTTCTGAAATCTATAGAGGAATGGCTGTAACAGTTATGTTTGGACTTTCATTCTCTACATTATTAACTCTAGTAGTTATCCCTGTTCTTTATACTTTGGTTGAAGATATGAACAACAAAGTTCTTGGATTTATTAAAAAATTAATAGCTCCTCTAAGAGAAAAAATGGATAAAAAAGCTGAAATGTATGAAGAAAAAAGAAAATCTAAAAAATAA
- a CDS encoding efflux RND transporter periplasmic adaptor subunit — protein MKKILCLSLISAFMFLGCGKKKEKVEVVEKPKYVVTEPVQVRELSQTFRSDAILEPEFKVDHTTEKGGTIEQIFKKNGEHVKKGEVVMKLSDADTEATYNSSKSLYNVARNNYNKFKRLYDEQLISYLEYVEYENAYSTAKANFDVAKNNYDKLFRRADIDGVVGNLFGKVGNEVEGNATIFTVIDDELMESYVGFPAEWLGQVKVGGPLSIEIPAIGKTLDGQILEINPIAESNTKKYKLKIGVKNTDNLIKDGMYSYVTIPVGKVSAMSVPDESIFIRDLLSYIFVVKDGVARRVEVQTGAQDSKYTVISSKDIKTGDKVVVKGLFGLEDGNKISESNPSTTTKETK, from the coding sequence ATGAAAAAAATACTTTGTTTATCTCTAATTTCTGCATTTATGTTCCTTGGGTGTGGAAAGAAAAAGGAAAAAGTTGAGGTAGTTGAAAAACCTAAATACGTTGTAACAGAACCTGTTCAAGTAAGAGAACTAAGCCAAACTTTCAGAAGTGACGCTATACTTGAACCAGAATTCAAAGTTGATCACACTACTGAAAAAGGTGGAACAATAGAACAAATATTCAAAAAAAATGGAGAACATGTTAAAAAAGGTGAAGTTGTAATGAAACTTTCTGATGCTGACACAGAAGCTACTTACAATTCTTCAAAATCTCTATACAATGTAGCTAGAAATAACTACAATAAATTCAAAAGATTATATGATGAACAACTTATATCATACTTAGAATATGTAGAATATGAAAATGCTTATTCTACTGCAAAAGCTAATTTTGATGTAGCTAAAAATAATTATGACAAATTATTTAGAAGAGCTGATATAGATGGTGTTGTTGGAAATCTTTTTGGTAAAGTTGGAAATGAAGTAGAAGGAAACGCTACTATATTTACAGTAATTGATGACGAACTTATGGAATCTTATGTTGGTTTCCCTGCTGAATGGCTTGGACAAGTTAAAGTTGGTGGACCATTATCAATAGAAATTCCTGCTATCGGAAAAACTCTTGATGGACAAATATTAGAAATCAACCCAATTGCTGAATCTAATACTAAAAAATATAAATTAAAAATCGGTGTAAAAAATACTGACAATCTTATTAAAGATGGTATGTACTCTTATGTAACTATTCCAGTTGGAAAAGTTTCTGCTATGTCTGTACCAGATGAAAGTATATTCATAAGAGACTTATTAAGTTATATATTTGTTGTAAAAGATGGAGTTGCAAGAAGAGTTGAAGTTCAAACTGGAGCTCAAGACTCTAAATACACTGTTATTTCTTCTAAAGATATTAAAACAGGAGATAAAGTTGTTGTAAAAGGACTATTCGGACTTGAAGATGGTAACAAAATTAGCGAATCTAATCCAAGCACAACTACTAAAGAAACTAAATAA
- a CDS encoding TolC family protein → MKKTLGIFLLLSAASFARTLDLEQAIDLSLTNSKNIQIAERNKKIGELNLSQAFKYALPTVAYQGTYSRNEHSHKNVVYGRKLTEKHEDISKDGYTSKIIATYPLFQGGAILGGIKGANAQKNILDYSFLKEKVNTRIKVISLYSNIIKYENNLEALKSSQKELEARMKLQEKKLKERLIIKADLLKTEYSLLDIESQIVKVQSSIATEKKNLKTELGIPESEDIDLKDLVIPTNLSENINFDKDMITAKNQSLNALIAKNKVEYSKAEKMVAFSDNLPKVSAFASYGGTERLHSSDVFHDEEWRGGVQVDWELFSFGSGIDAYRVAKENYKIEELNNSITQDNIEINLTTAYSEVLRLEKYREAMRSSLEASRENYQIDTKRYEAGLLSTQDYLNSEAQYRTAQMNYNSAETDYLLAFETYRSLII, encoded by the coding sequence ATGAAAAAAACACTGGGAATATTTCTATTACTAAGTGCTGCATCTTTTGCTAGAACTCTTGATCTAGAACAAGCAATTGATTTATCTCTTACTAATAGCAAAAATATTCAAATCGCAGAAAGAAATAAAAAGATAGGAGAACTTAATCTTTCTCAAGCATTTAAGTATGCTTTACCTACTGTTGCTTACCAAGGTACATACAGCAGAAATGAACACTCTCATAAAAATGTTGTGTATGGAAGAAAATTAACAGAAAAACATGAAGATATTAGTAAAGATGGATATACTAGTAAAATTATAGCTACTTATCCTCTTTTCCAAGGTGGAGCTATACTTGGTGGGATTAAGGGAGCTAACGCTCAAAAAAATATTTTAGATTACTCTTTCTTAAAAGAAAAAGTTAATACTAGAATAAAAGTAATATCTCTTTATAGTAACATCATCAAATATGAAAATAACTTAGAAGCTTTAAAAAGCTCACAAAAAGAGTTAGAAGCAAGAATGAAACTACAAGAGAAAAAATTAAAAGAACGTTTAATCATTAAAGCTGATCTTTTAAAAACAGAATACTCATTACTTGATATCGAATCTCAAATAGTTAAAGTTCAAAGCTCTATCGCCACTGAAAAGAAAAATTTAAAAACAGAACTTGGAATTCCTGAATCAGAAGATATAGATTTAAAAGATTTAGTTATCCCTACAAATCTAAGTGAAAATATAAACTTTGATAAAGATATGATAACAGCTAAAAATCAAAGTTTAAATGCTTTAATTGCTAAAAATAAAGTAGAATATTCTAAGGCTGAAAAAATGGTAGCTTTCAGTGATAATCTTCCTAAAGTTTCTGCTTTTGCAAGTTATGGTGGAACTGAAAGACTTCATTCTAGTGATGTTTTCCATGATGAAGAATGGAGAGGTGGAGTTCAAGTTGATTGGGAACTATTTAGTTTTGGTAGCGGAATAGATGCTTACAGAGTGGCTAAAGAAAATTATAAAATAGAAGAACTTAACAATTCTATCACTCAAGACAATATCGAAATTAATTTAACTACTGCTTATAGCGAAGTTTTAAGACTTGAAAAATATAGAGAAGCTATGAGAAGTTCCCTAGAAGCCTCTAGAGAAAACTATCAAATAGATACTAAGAGATATGAAGCTGGGCTTTTATCCACTCAAGATTATCTAAATTCTGAAGCTCAATATAGAACTGCTCAAATGAATTATAATTCTGCTGAAACTGATTATTTATTGGCATTTGAAACTTATAGATCTCTTATAATCTAA